In Topomyia yanbarensis strain Yona2022 chromosome 2, ASM3024719v1, whole genome shotgun sequence, one DNA window encodes the following:
- the LOC131680981 gene encoding uncharacterized protein LOC131680981, protein MDQQRFRTGERINNISTNTFQIWETTVRLARIRTLMDHLCAANDENDELIYCLREPNEPIDDTPEDTSNETDPDEEDGSINSIIKDIRSRPRTRGAVKMIFYNRLAMISDKLTQDIKFRSENAEFFDDLELVLSRMSDEAAEITKREIMKYLAEAKERLAKNDRERQQLIQQQQQNYGSSPSSSGSSLAGSSSSTF, encoded by the exons ATGGATCAGCAAAGGTTCCGGACAGGGGAGCGCATTAACAATATCTCGACCAATACGTTTCAAATTTGGGAAACCACAGTCCGTCTGGCACGCATTCGTACTCTGATGGATCATCTTTGTGCCGCAAATGATGAAAACGATGAGCTGATCTATTGCTTAAGGGAACCAAACGAACCAATTGACGACACTCCAGAAGACACTAGTAATG AAACCGATCCTGACGAAGAAGACGGTTCTATAAACTCAATCATCAAGGACATCCGATCCCGACCACGAACGCGTGGGGCCGTTAAAATGATATTCTACAACCGGCTGGCGATGATATCCGACAAACTAACACAGGACATAAAGTTCCGATCGGAGAACGCAGAATTTTTCGATGACCTCGAGTTGGTGTTGAGCCGCATGAGTGACGAGGCAGCCGAAATCACTAAACGTgaaattatgaaatatttagCCGAAGCAAAGGAAAGACTGGCGAAAAATGACAGGGAACGGCAGCAGTTgattcagcagcagcagcagaattACGGCTCATCGCCGTCCTCGTCGGGATCTAGTTTAGCAGGTTCGAGTAGTTCTACTTTTTAA
- the LOC131680994 gene encoding cytochrome c oxidase subunit 5B, mitochondrial-like: MASLCGRLVLNAAKRNVSYTSVRFCKMMNDPIEHATGLEKRELLAHQAGDTDPFDMRVFKRGPGTKDKPNMIPSAFESRLVGCICEEDQTYVQWMWLHQGNPKRCECGHWFKLVEKAPI; this comes from the exons ATGGCTTCTTTGTGCGGAAGATTAGTGCTGAACGCTGCCAAACGCAATGTTTCCTACACATCAGTGAGATTCTGCAAGA TGATGAACGACCCAATCGAACATGCGACCGGTCTCGAAAAGCGTGAACTACTGGCCCATCAAGCCGGCGATACCGATCCCTTCGATATGCGAGTGTTCAAGCGCGGACCTGGAACCAAAGACAAGCCGAACATGATTCCATCGGCATTCGAGTCGCGTCTGGTTGGATGCATCT GTGAGGAAGACCAAACCTACGTTCAGTGGATGTGGCTGCACCAG GGCAATCCTAAGCGTTGTGAATGCGGACACTGGTTCAAGCTGGTCGAGAAGGCCCCCATCTAA
- the LOC131681003 gene encoding intraflagellar transport protein 52 homolog produces MNNVTVIFNVSKNELFKLPDNYKTLHRKLKVNYRVESNKNDITPEVLKGATVFVLAGPQEKFTETEFQYIKDYIAEGGRLLLLLGEGGEVNFNTNVNFLLEEYGMTINSDSVVRPQYYKYFHPKEALISGGIASDTMNNNLLEYSKSILTAFDFMDDKYKVEFVYPFGATMNVIHPSNILLTTGPVVYPFNRPLAGYYQNDSGGKIIAIGSGHMFQDKYIANEINMAIWDGIFSIILENQFSLKSSDFNDLEINDYAIIPDTIYMAEQPKICLMDSLDYDIPADFKKLFDMALHSINNDLLRDVINTYAKLDVQYEPLKIIKPQFEIPLPPLQLAVFQPIFSDLVAPPLELFDLDEAFSSEKAQITQLTNKCLSPALENYRKTGMDEKELGYFIQECGRILKVCQDDQRMSAKEILNLISVKIAHYKRLDKD; encoded by the exons ATGAACAACGTAACTGTTATCTTCAACGTTTCGAAAAATGAGCTTTTCAAGCTGCCAGATAACTATAAAACGTTGCACCGAAAACTGAAAGTTAACTATCGTGTCGAAAG caacaaAAATGATATAACACCGGAAGTTTTAAAAGGAGCCACCGTTTTTGTGCTGGCTGGTCCACAAGAGAAATTCACTGAGACGGAATTTCAGTATATAAAG GACTACATCGCCGAAGGAGGCCGTCTTTTGCTTCTGCTTGGAGAGGGGGGTGAAGTAAATTTCAACACCAACGTCAATTTTCTACTGGAAGAATATGGAATGACAATCAACAGCG ATTCCGTTGTGCGACCTCAATACTACAAATACTTTCATCCGAAGGAAGCCCTGATAAGCGGCGGGATAGCCAGCGACACGATGAATAACAATTTGCTTGAGTACAGCAAAAGTATTCTAACCGCGTTCGACTTCATGGATGACAAGTACAAGGTGGAGTTCGTATACCCATTTGGGGCTACTATGAATGTCATCCACCCGTCAAACATACTACTGACGACGGGGCCCGTAGTCTACCCCTTCAACCGTCCTTTAGCTGGATACTATCAGAACGATTCGGGTGGAAAGATTATAGCGATCGGCTCTGGGCACATGTTCCAAGATAAATACATCGCAAATGAGATCAATATGGCTATTTGGGACGGTATTTTTAGTATTATACTTGAGAATCAGTTTAGTTTGAAATCGTCGGACTTCAACGACCTTGAG ATAAACGACTACGCAATCATTCCCGACACAATCTATATGGCGGAACAGCCGAAGATTTGTCTAATGGATTCGCTCGACTACGACATTCCCGCCGACTTCAAGAAGCTTTTCGATATGGCCCTGCACTCGATCAACAACGATCTGCTGCGCGATGTCATCAATACCTATGCAAAATTGGACGTGCAATATGAGCCGCTCAAGATCATCAAGCCGCAGTTTGAGATCCCCTTACCGCCACTGCAGCTTGCG GTTTTCCAGCCAATATTTAGCGATCTAGTTGCGCCACCGCTGGAGTTATTCGATCTCGATGAAGCGTTCAGCTCCGAGAAAGCACAAATCACCCAACTGACGAATAAGTGTTTATCTCCGGCTCTGGAAAACTACCGGAAGACAGGAATGGACGAAAAGGAGCTAGGGTACTTTATTCAAGAATGCGGGcgcattttgaaagtttgtCAAGACGATCAGAGGATGTCCGCTAAAGAGATTCTGAATTTGATTAGTGTGAAAATTGCTCATTACAAAAGACTTGATAAAGACTAA